Proteins co-encoded in one Papaver somniferum cultivar HN1 chromosome 5, ASM357369v1, whole genome shotgun sequence genomic window:
- the LOC113277148 gene encoding uncharacterized protein LOC113277148, with amino-acid sequence MSPDKNSTSRAKEFSSPPIQVPILNATNYTVWDTIEPGTDDADKNNIAIRLLFQAIPEYLVLQVGEQQTSRNIWYAIKARNLGVDRFKEARLQTLMSEFERIKMKETDAIDNFARKLSEIASKAASLGQPIEENKLVKKFLNSLPRSKYIHIIASLEKVLYLKTTSYEDIIGRLKVYEERILDEDNNSETQGKLLYSNSSQTNASTTRGRGRGRGGRGNRRGRGGRIQKIEEANKNETSEAETALFMHEVIFLNKEKLIPKNYDSKDGEGGIWYLDNGASNHMTGKRHYFSELNKKIKGKVKFGDGSSVETEGKGSILFQSKTGEQKLVTNIYFIPNL; translated from the exons ATGTCACCAGACAAGAACTCCACCTCGCGAGCAAAGGAGTTCTCATCACCACCAATTCAAGTCCCAATTCTCAATGCCACCAATTACACG GTttgggatacaattgaacctGGAACAGATGATGCAGACAAAAACAACATTGCCATTCGATTGCtatttcaagcaataccagagtATCTTGttttacaagttggtgaacaacaAACTTCAAGAAATATCTGGTATGCAATAAAAGCACGAAATCTCGGAGTTGATCGATTTAAAGAAGCCCgtttgcaaaccttaatgtctgaatttgaaagaataaAGATGAAAGAAACTGATGCTATTGATAACTTTGCAAGAAAGCTATCAgaaatagcctcaaaagctgcatcACTTGGACAACCTATTGAAGAAAACAAGCTTGTCAAGAAGTTTCTCAACAGCTTGCCAAGATCAAAGTACATCCATATCATAGCCTCTCTCGAGAAAGTTTTGTATTTAAAGACAACAagttatgaagatataattgggaGATTAAAAGTTTATGAGGAAAGAATTCTTGATGAAGATAACAAttcagaaactcaaggaaaacttttGTATTCAAATTCTTCTCAAACAAATGCTTCAacaacaagaggaagaggtcgtggaagaggtggaagAGGCAACAGaagaggaaggggaggaag aatacaaaagattgaAGAAGCAAATAAGAATGAAACAAGTGAAGCAGAAACAGCCCTTTTCATGCATGAAGTGATTTTCTTAAACAAAGAGAaattaataccaaagaactatgaTTCTAAGGATGGAGAAggaggaatctggtatttagataatggagccagcaatcacatgactggcaAAAGACACTATTTCTCTGAACTCAATAAGAAAATCAAAGGGAAAGTAAAGTTTGgagatggatcttctgtagagactgaagggaaaggatcaatcctATTTCAAAGCAAAactggagaacagaagcttgtcacaaacatctacttcattcCAAACTTATAG